The genomic stretch ACGTTTATATGCAAACTTTTACATAGGACACAAATTGTGAAAACATTTGGTCCAGTGGTTTTGTTGTTACAATCCATCCCACCTTGTTCTGTTTTACGATTCTGTCAATATTAGTGTACGAATTTCCAGGGCTTCCATCCATTTTATTAGGGATTTTGATTAGAACATGATAGATTGAGAATCTCTTGTCATGGTCTCACTTTGCTACTTTTGTGGCAGGTGAATTCATATGGTAATGTGGTATACGATGAGTATGTTCGCCCAATGGAGCGTATTGTTGACTTCCGTACTAGGATTAGTGGCATCCGGCCCAAAAACATGAAAAAAGGTCTGTGGTTAACTATTTTTCTTTTACATTAGCTTTTATAGATGTGGGCAACATTGTTATTTATTCATTGCAGCAAAGGATTTCTGTGAGGTTCAAGACAAAGTTGCTGAATTGATTAAAGGAAAATTACTTGTTGGTCATGCTTTGCACAATGATCTAAAGGTGCTGGCCTACTTGTTCTTATAATTTGTTTTAGATTATATGATATTTTAAGTTACAAAAATTATTCATCTACTTCAAACTTTCGTTTGAAGGTATTGTTGTTAGGTCACCCGAAGAAGGATATAAGAGATACCTCAGAATATGAGCTCTTACGAAGGTTTGATCGTTTTAACTTCACAAGCTATTGTTTCAAAAAGGATACCTTCAATTATGTTTGGCTGTAACCTTTCCTATTGAAATAACTGTTATGACATTAGGGGTAATCGGACAAGAGGGCTAAAGCATCTTGCAGCCGAGATTCTTGGTGTTAACATTCAGGAAAATGAGCACTGCCCTGTAAGCGAGTTTCaattctccaagtagtatctgttGCTTTGTAATTTTGTCGTGTTTATTTTAGTCTTAAGAAACCTTCTAATTGTTACTAGTTGAAATGACATATCTAATTATACCCAATCATGAGCTCTATATGCCAGTAGGAAATCATTTTAGGTCAGTATCACATCCTATGTCGCTCTACACATCGAGAAAATTGGTTTAATTGCATCGACATTATGTGATGGTGGACTGGTTATTTTATGATTGCTACATGGCAAGATTAACATTATCAAGTGagcatgtcttcttcctttgttaCAAAGGATAAATATCAACCATGCAATCAAATATTGGCTAAATAATCAACATTGATCTTGTACCTTGTTCAAACTTGACTTTGGGTTTGGGTTTAAGCTCATCAAATCATATCTCAATTTGGCATAGGCTGGTCAGTTACAGTTAACTATGTTTCAGTAAAATTCACTAGATAAAAATTGGATAGTTTATTAAATAATCTGGCTACTAGCCCCTTATATGAGCTAAATTTTTGCTATACTTGAAAATCATCCTTGTTTAAGCTCAAAAGACTGGACCTTGTGCATTTGTCTAGATTGAGGATGCCCGAGCTGCAATGTTTATCTACATGAAATATAAGAAAGAATGGGAGAAAAACCTGAAGAAACAATTCAAGTTAAAGGCCAAGCTCAACAAGCGGAAgacgaagaagaaaaagaagcagatggatgcaaagaaaagctaatGTCCATCCATCCACAAAAGCCAAATGGTATGTGGCATGTCAATGGAACCTCAAGAACTACTGGCATCTCGTATCCAAAACGATCGTTCACAAATTTTGTCCTTTCTTCCAACTTAGAAGCTGAATGAAGCAACAGTGCAGTTCTTTTTCTGAAGTTGGTTTTATTGACCTTGCATTTCTCTTCCTGTGGAGTGGAGACAGGCTCCTGGTAAGCTCGACTAGGGTTTTGTAAACATTGAGGAGCTTGCTAAACGGAGAAAAGCATATTGTTAAAAAATTTCCTTGCTACATTCCTTTATTATAAGAACTTCTTTATCAGCGCGTGTATTAGTTTAAGCAATATCATCGTTATCATGGagtaaaacataatttttttttctcccaaATCCTTCTTAGGATTATATTATGACAAGTTAGCattttccatatatatatatattttgctcCTATCAATATCCGAAAGTGTTGGAGATAATGCACTAGATAGATGGCTCTGTCATTAACTAGGAGAAGACTCTAAGATAGAGAAGAGATGACACTTGACACTCTTTCCTACCCACATCGCAAAGAGAGCTAAGAAGAGTATTAGAGCAAGAACCAGAGAGGGGGTCTCTAGCACAGTCACTTCGATGTTCAAGTCAATACAGAAGCTGAGTGAAAAGTGGAGAATAAAATGAACAGTAGAATGAATGCGTGTATATTTTTCAACGTGTGAGAACGTACCTGGCCAATAGAGAAGACCTTTTTTTATATTGACCCTTAGGACCCTCGTAATCATGAAGTGTCAGAAaatgtcaagtaataaaatatgtACCACCACCCTTCAAGGAATGTTCTGTTTAATGCACAAGAATCGTCTTTTATAACTCCTATATTAATGAGGCGACTAAGAATGTTGATGTCAGACTATGTCAAGTAACGCCAAGTAATGGAAGTTGTACAACCATTCTCGGAGAAAGGTTTTGTTCCTTGTATATGCTTTGGTGGTGGAATATTCTCTATCGAGTAGCTACTATTCTCTGACAGATTGTTGTGATTCTTTAACAATGTTGTCCCTTGGAGGTAGTTCGACTGGCCTAGGAGGTTTGTACATAAGAAGTGGGGAATTGAGCCCCGAATGACCGACAGACCGTATGTAGAGTGTCTTGGCGGAAAGAAATGGGGAGCCATGTTCTGGAAGTCTGGTCGGCTCTTAGGCCGACCGGCTATATACTGAAAGTTGTATCGTAAGAGTGGGaagctaagtcccttaagtccaaCCAGCTCTGGGGATGACCGGCCATATTCTGTGTATCTTGGCATTGAGGAGTAGAGCGCTAAGTCCCTTGGCATTGAAAAGTGGAgtactaagtcccttaagtccgaCAAGATCTGAGGTTAGTTGACCATATGTTGAGAGACTTATGTTTAAAGAATGGGGGGCTAAACCCCATAAATCCGGTCAATTCTTAGTTCACCCGGGCTAATGCCAGGAGTTCTGCTCATATGAAGAACGAAGAGTACTGAGTGGGGTGCTAAGTCCTGTATGTCCACCTGGCTCTTGGTTATGTTGGGAGTTAGGAGTTGTGCCCTGTGGCCCCGATCGGGTTCAAGTCCGCCCGGGTTTGTACTGGAGGCATCGCTCTTGAGAGGTGGTTCATCCGGATACGTGATACGTGCACCCTTACTTTGACCGtcacctcaccttgactttgactttcacATCATCTTGACCATCGATTTCACATTACCTCTGGATCCACTCACAACATATCGTATCACTAGTCTCCCCTTTAAATCTAGTTGAAAGAGGTTCATGGCCGATTGACTAGACCCGAGTCTTGTTTCCACTTGCTCATCCGACCGGCTGGTTCGACTAACTAGCCATGCATTTGATCACCACATTATTGTTACTGCCAATTGTATCTTTCTTAGAAATCGCATGTTAGACGCTAGATAGGCTAGGCAGTGCACCAATGATATGTAGGAAGGCGTTCTTTATTGAAATGATTTGGGTGTCTTATCCATCATAAATATCGTTTCCTGGGCACTCTCCATGCGTCCTATGAACTCCTCGTTCACTACTATGACACTTGATGCACGACTTTTCATACAGACTGGTTAATTCCCTCCTTTATGATCCAACGGCTACCACAATCAGGTCGTTGTAATCGAACGATTGAGCTTAAAGAATCTCTCATGACCCATGTTTAAAAATCCTAAGTGCCTCAAAAATAAACCACATgtgctccatcttcttccttcttcttcttctccaacggTTTTTGCTAACTAGACTCCCTTTTTCACGGCCTATATTAGTAAGTTCCCTTTCTGACCCTccatcatttttccttcttccgtCCATAGCCTAAGAAACTTTCATTCCTTGGTATACATTTACTCATTCTGACTTTGACAACTACGATCTGAAGACTATTTGCCTAAGAAATCCCTAAGAGCTTTCGCATTTGTATCCCAACTCATCAAGATCATCCTCATTGTCCTTCGTCTGGCTATGTCACCTTCTTCAAGGATCAACTTCTTGTGGGTCTTCGCTTTCTAAGCTCTCACTTTCTATCTGAAATAAGTTGCTACTTCAATACTCCACTCCAGCAACTCACACCTAGTCTTCCGCTCCATATGCGGAATGATCATTTTGTTCCAGCTATATGGCATCCCCTTGTCCTCGAGGAACTTGTAAGcactccgtggtagttttgatgtgatcaatcaagtcaaagttaggtcttgttgtcttttgatgccttgtgtctaaatgtgtaggaacttagaagcatataaagtcgagcgaaagacgtagctaacgAGAAACACGGCATAGAAGAGAGTCTACGGGCTCAGTGCGTtcaagggacgaggcgctgtgagagagtacactggcggacaaaAATGAGGCGCATAGAAGAAAGGTAActaactgagattcgctaaggtatgcgcttaacgcTTTTCCTAGGACTCCTGAATAGGGAaccctagtagatgcatatttcatctctagagacttagggtgcgtttggttcaagtcatcatgtataaccttggttatgtgattacctggtaatcacataaccaaagttatgaggaataaaacataaccaatgttgtttggttcaacctaggtaatgcaacaaaaacttgtttgtttgaaagttttaatgaataccctagtttaatattttaccgtattacccttagttacaaaaccaactatacataataataataataataataataatattattattattattattattgttattattattatatatttatttttaatatttttttacttttcttttttctgtatattttttttttactttttatgtgtttttttattttttaatgtttttatattttttatattatatatatttatatatttttttacatttttaaattttaaatttttatttattttatttttaaatttttttatttttaaaattttttaaatttttaacattttaaaattttttatttttttttaaaaaataaatttttaaaaaaatttatttatttattttaattttttattttttaaatttttatttttaaatttttttattttttaaaattatttatttatttttaaaaaaaattttaaattttaaattttttaaaacatttttttattttttttacattttttaatatttttttacattttttctcttttttcatgttttttcttatcggagggtatttttggtaaaaaaaattcgttaaccccggaatcaagaaaaaccttagttttctgaggttttccgattccgggctgcatgacccttttgctgacgtgtcgggcatggaacattactcggaaatcatcgaatacctaaaccaaacacaGTTTTTgctgataaccttggatggataaccaaggttatcaagaataaccccgaaccaaacgcacccttagagttAAGCaatttagaagaattgttctctaattttgaaattcatgagttaagatatgcagatctaaagaaggagttgaagcacaacattgccttgaaggcaaaaatggatgaaccagaaTCTAAAACTTCTCTCGATGATAACGAAACGACATTCAAGTGCAGGtcaaaagaagaaagagaaaagtaAGGTGTTATCATTACAATGAAGAATGGCACGTCAAAAACAACTGTCTAAAACTGAAAAACAAGGATAAGGGCAAGGAAAAGGGTAAAAGAGTGACTCAGAAAAAGCACAAGAATTTAAAGACGACATGGGGTGAAACATTGTCATCAGATTCAGAGTCATAGCCTATGTcagacttgcattgatggcaagtcaccaaaaaAACGACAGAGCAAGTTCAtcggagatgagcatcgagagcatcgatgaagggggagcaacgtcagaagaaagcagctttACAGAGGGAGCATAAGATAATAAAATCGACAAAGTAAGTTAGGTACGATTTCTATCtcatgataaattatttaaatttataaaaatattgtcaaaaaattcttataaattataaataaaaaatggaaaatttaaaaaagaaaataaggaattaaaattaaccttagcaacatcttgtcgattagaatatTTCAAtaagataaaaattgaaaatagaaatagaaaatttgaagaattttgcatgctcacatgttcaaTAAGTTAAAATTATAATGGGTTAaactggtattttagatatcataagagtcaaattaaaaaattatcaccAAAATATATCTCTAGAAAGTTTTCGATTATCCCGGTAAGAAGAAACTTATATTAGATTTCAAAATcgtacttaaattaaattttaatgcatATCAtacttttaaattgatttaatttatgCTATTTTCTTAGAATTCTCTAAATAATTTTTTGCCGTATAATTtttgtttgaaattaattagacaTTAATTTTTCGAAAAAGAGGATTCCATTTCTTAATAGTaagaaaattttcatcatttttttgaccgtcatattaatttttttgattttttaacaaaaatcataatgttcaatttaaaaatatttttaagtgccagcttttacaaaatttattttttggtCTAAATTTATCATATTCTTTAttcaaggaaatatttttaaaattttttaactattattaaattttctataaattatttatctaaatactaATTTTTAGTATTAAAAATTCTCCaagattaaatttttgaaaatttatttttttatgtagaAATACTTATTCTATTATATTCTGAGAAATTTTTTCATGAATTTTTAGCTTAGAAACTacttttaagtattttttaaatacaactttatgtagaaaatattttatttctacttaaattaaatttataattttatgaaaatttatcACTGCTTTGGGCATATCTAATTAACGgatctaaatttttttagaatttttcagcaattaaaaataatttaaaaaaaaatatttcttccaAACAGCGTTATAAATCACAATAAATTTCAAAAGTtacatttcaaatttttttgaatGATGGTCAATTTTTCCCTTAGAACTTAATTTTTGATTTATTtctaagttatttttcaaacatttctcctatttttaatatgattaaagggagagaattagagattaagtgtagggggagggtacattttctttttgcattaaatattttaaattgtaaAATTTATACTTATTACCTTACCGTTATTTGTTtttgatttaccctaacttaatttggattactcacatcaaaaaggggataTTGTAAGtatccgtggtagttttgatatgatcaaccaagttaagttaggtcatgttatcttttgatgcattatgtctaagtgtgtaggaacttaggagcacaggaagttcaacgaaagacgcagctagcgagaaggatggcacatgagagagtcgatgagctcgatgcatccgagggacaagacgctatggaagagtacaatggcggatgagaaggaagcgtacatcattttcgagggacgaaaagccaaagcggaaggttgctcgagaaggtcggaaaataTGTTTGCGTGAACCTTATTCcagatggacgaaatcacccaagcgagcggagccggagtggaagatgttggatcgtgaaacgtcgatagaggggggggggggtgaatatcgattcgaaaaactacgttgaaaagagttaagcgcagcggaattaaaaacaatagacaaatgaacacggtgttttttacttcgttcggagcctgtgacgactcctactcgaaggcacgtactccgtgagtattttcgttgggcaatttactagcaattcgaaatgataattacaaagacagtacaagaaatgctaataaacagtaaaacaaagctataccgacaaaaggaaagctataaggaaaagagcgcgttgtcggagcttcgttagcgtcgttggatcgcagagcagcagagcaagcagtctaagagttctgagttgatattgaagctccacccctggggattcttttatatgctgctccgggcgcctagatcctTTCCggacgccctggtgcgacgtggcaagtctaatcagcgaactccacgtggcgacgactcggcttggataaaattcgcctccgggcgcccggacccctcttctccagaaagtccttctcctgcaagaaaaggttagtccgagacaaatatacctgcaacacagattgttagcacagttttatagataagcaaattgagtatgaattagcaaaacagagtatgacttagattccgtctttccgagaccggaatctagtcacgatctcgacttagatatccgaaatggatctaagccggatcaacgcctaatgttcccttcccgggaacgcgtcctcgcagtcactcccctccagtgacttacctcacttacctgccagacgtccggtcagcccgtcaacccgtctggacttcgtgccaactatccggtcagcccgtcgacccgcttggacttcgtgccagctatccggtcagcccgtcgacccgcttggacttcgtgccagctatccggtcagcccgtcgacctagctaggcttcgtgccagacatccggtcagcccgtcgacctagctgggcttcgtgccagacatccggtcagcccgtcgacctgtctggacttctcctacacactcgatcaaagtgttagacaacaacaaactaacttaacctgatttgtcattcatcaaaacctgggttaaatcgttagtgttaaccgcaccaacaatctccccctttttgatggaatgacaacctggttaagttagtgaaaacatatgcaagaaaatgCATTTATGtggatttttaagttagtttgtattttcagtttggttttagctaacttaaaccacctaaccctccccctttgacattcatcaaaagaactaatgtcaagtaagcataaatacagacttcagacaaaataatgtcaagttaacctaggggagttaaaattaaaagatagttttacctttacttcttaaatccttaaaaaaaactaagtcttgaaaaatagttgatttataacttagtatAAATTTTAAGTTTGCAAACATCACTTTCAAAAGGTAATTTTCAACACCAAGTTTTTGCaaattaaattatcaaaattaagttaaacttaatttttcagaACTGGATTaaggataattttcaaaataaagttaaattaaatttaaacattaaaaaaaatgattttgaattttggtaaagtaaaatgaagcagttttcaaaataattttgtaaaattctttttccaaaatcaaaagttcaaaagtactagtttcaaaaccatggtttaaaatacttgaaaaagttcatttttcaaagactaagtaaagaggataaaaagtttgtgattttaaaaaaaaaatcacaattttaaacaagttgtttttaaactttgattttcaaaattaagtttaaaattcaatttgaaaaactcaattagttttatttctcctcctgaacctgacataaaattttgaaaatatttgctaaatatattcaaagtagaaaaaaattgaggtagaattctCTAGagatattttaaagagaagattaaaaaataacacttaaggagataattaaaaaaaaacctccccctgaatttgatactcctttaatttattaatcctccttatttattactcccccttaatataatactaaggtttgagtgtgttaaatttgAAGCCCTAACACCTttgtctacctaagtgttctaggggatttggtaacatttatattatttacatatttatctctgtatctttaatataattgtttatttgagtttgattaatcaataattaatattagattcaggtacttaagcttcagtttaagatttaataagataaactttattaaatcaaaaatagttggccattatcaataatttattgattaatttttacttgatttaataatttaatacttaataaaataatttaaatttcatattaattgattgagttggtcaatgaaagtattagttataattatttttttttatttacttccttttaagtgggattaatttagtttgaagttagcatgaagttaaaattattagacaCAGTTATGTAAGGtataattcaagtcaattttagttctcatatgaagttaaacttaaacagttaagttctacttattaattacataattaagtttaaagttaaagttaacggaatttaagtttttaagttatgtgtctaagttttaaatgaatttaaaagaattattattattattatttttaaggaatTTCTAACAGGATTCCTAAAAtagtgtttaaaaggattttaaaatgatttttataattatttaatggcaattaacatacgttcaattcagtttagattttatatttaaattaatatcagtgattaatttaggattaagttttaagtttaagttaaatttttaaattttaattgtaattaagttttaatttaagttttaattttcagttaggttaaattaagtttaaaaataatgtttaaattaagttttaattagttttaatttaagattaaaataatgtttaagtaaaaaaaaaaattaaaatctaaataataatttttaaagtttaaataattaataagaatttttttttaaactgatttttgaaagagtttaaaagtaatttttaaattatttaaaatggttttaaaaagaattttaaaatagtttttaaataatttttaaaataatttttcaataatttcaaaagagtttttaaaataatttttaaaatactttttaaaagagtttttaaaataatttttaaaaggttttaaaagaatttttaaaaggttttaaaagaatttttaacagaatttttaaaatttttaaaatgatttttaaaataatttttaaaataatttttacaagaattttaaaatactttttaaaagagtttttaaaataatttaaaaggttttaaaagaatttttaaaatgatttttaaaagagtttttaaaatgatttttaaaagagtttttaaaataatttttaaaatgttttaaaataatttttaaaagaatttttaaaatactttttaaaagagtttttaaaataatttttaaagaatttttaaaataattttaaaataatttttaagtttagaataaaatttttaaagttaaatttttaagttaaatataaaatttttaaagttaaaattttcagttaaatttttaaactaatttttaagtttaaaataatttttaaagttaatttaattttaaaataattttaaagttaatttaatttttaaaataacttttgaagttaatttcatttttaaaatattttttttaaaaaaaataatttagttttaattcgaaatttaatttttaattacttcaaaatttaatttaaaatttgaaatttaattttaatttaatttgaaatttaattttaatttgaaattcaatttgaaattcgaaatttaattttaattaatttgaaattcgaaatttaattttaattaatttgaaattcaatttgaaattcgaaatttaattttaattaattttaatttaatttgaaatttaattttaatttgaaattcaatttgaaatttgaaatttaattttaattaattttaatttaattttaaaattaattaatttaatccttattcatctcacccgatctagattatcaatcagggcaGAGACGGATCTTCCTTAGGGCTATACTGGGCTATAGCCCAGCCTTGATGCCCAgcccaaaaaatatttttataaggaTATATATAATAAAGAGTCCGATCAAGGGAATTTTTGCTTTTCTGCCTTTCTGGCTTCGACGCTTCGTCCTTCGTGCGTATGAGTCGGCGATCTGCGATCGACGAATAGGCTAATCGGCAAGGTATCACCGCATCAGCAAGAGAACTCAGAAGGAAGCGTCGGCGTCCACGGTCGACCATCGTCCATCATCGACAGAAGAAATCAAGAAAGGTTAGTATTTTCTCAGGAGTTGCTTTTCAGGATTTAAGAATGGCTGTTGTGCTTTACTGTTTTAGGAATTTTGATTTCCCATCTTCTCTAATCTGTAATCTCTATTGACTATGAGTCTATGATGATTTATCCTTTCTTAAAATACGACGTTCGGGCGTTGgtaatatttgtttatttttgttttgctCAAATTTTGCAGAGAGGAGAGCTGAGAGCATATTGGATATTGTTGATTGTTCCACTAGCATCAGTAAGTTTCATTAAACTTTCTTAGTTTTATCACCACTATTATTCTATTAAGCATCATTTTGAGCCATCAAAATATGAGATATTGCATCTTGCCATTTTCATTTCTTTGGTCTCATCTTTAATGCTGTCCAGATTAATGAGTGAATTTTCAATTACTTTTCACTATTTAAAAATCAAATAGTGATTGCTTATGATAATTGGCTACCTCTGGTTCGAGAAAAAGATGTATGCTGGGAATACTGTGAGAAGATGGACGAAAATAAGGGCCAAatagaaaaccaaaaactaattaACAACCGCTGTCGTTGTGACTGCTACTACCGTCTTGGTTTTTTATGGTTAatcatttgattttgattttgtctattttattccGAGTTGTAGCATATCTATTGTTACTTTTACTTGTTTACTTATTCGATTGTTATTTCATTATTTATTTAGGGATATAACTTGAACTATTTTAAAATGGAACATCAATCTGCTGCAAAGAAAGGAAAGACGATAGCCTCGTATTTTAAGAAAAGAGATCATCAAACTAGTGAAAGCACTTCAATTCCCACCGTCCCTAAAATACAACATCAATCTAGTGAAAGTCTTCCAATTCTTAGTGTCCAAATTCCTTCAATTTCCTCTTCTAGCAACGATCATCAGTTATCCTCTAGTTGTATTGAACGAGATCCAGGAAAAAGAAAACAGATATGTGAATATCATATTAATGAACGAGATGAGATAAGACGTTCATATCTAAAGATGGGGCCTTATCAACCAGATATGTTGGAGTATCCGGCTACAAAATTTGGAAGTCAAAATCGTCGGTTTCAAAAAAAATGGTTCCAGAAATTTCATTGGTTGGAGTATTCGCCTTCAACAAATAAGGCATATTGcttttattgttttcttttcctgAATGATGTTAATTTGTCTAATATCTCAGCATTGGTCAATGAAGGATTTGACAATTGGAAAAGGGTAAATCAAGGAAAAACATGTGCATTTCTTGCACATATTGGTTCTGCAGCTTCTTCGCCTCATACTATGTGCGAGAGAAAGGCTGAAAATTTAATGAGACCCTCGCAACATATTGATAATGTCATGCAT from Zingiber officinale cultivar Zhangliang chromosome 5B, Zo_v1.1, whole genome shotgun sequence encodes the following:
- the LOC121983987 gene encoding RNA exonuclease 4-like, with protein sequence MSSGEAAAAVSTPKPAPEVLAFNPNWAQLQQKLKARRPAKPSRSTDVGPETLVGSVLGKRKEREEPVPDASPPVALSPTSADFSLTDALAMDCEMVGVSSEGNKSAIGRVTLVNSYGNVVYDEYVRPMERIVDFRTRISGIRPKNMKKAKDFCEVQDKVAELIKGKLLVGHALHNDLKVLLLGHPKKDIRDTSEYELLRRGNRTRGLKHLAAEILGVNIQENEHCPIEDARAAMFIYMKYKKEWEKNLKKQFKLKAKLNKRKTKKKKKQMDAKKS